A genome region from Pseudomonas pergaminensis includes the following:
- the gyrA gene encoding DNA gyrase subunit A, producing the protein MGELAKEILPVNIEDELKQSYLDYAMSVIVGRALPDARDGLKPVHRRVLFAMSELGNDWNKPYKKSARVVGDVIGKYHPHGDTAVYDTIVRMAQPFSLRYLLVDGQGNFGSVDGDNAAAMRYTEVRMTKLAHELLADLHKETVDWVPNYDGTEMIPAVMPTKIPNLLVNGSSGIAVGMATNIPPHNLGEVIDGCLALIDNPELTVDELMQYIPGPDFPTAAIINGRAGIIEAYRTGRGRIYMRARSIIEDIDKVGGRQQIVITELPYQLNKARLIEKIAELVKEKKLEGITELRDESDKDGMRVVIELRRGEVPEVILNNLYAQTQLQSVFGINVVALIDGRPRILNLKDLLEAFVRHRREVVTRRTVFELRKARERGHILEGQAVALSNIDPVIALIKASPTPSEAKEALISTPWESSAVVAMVERAGADSCRPETLDPQYGLREGKYFLSPEQAQAILELRLHRLTGLEHEKLLAEYQEILNQIGELIRILSSAVRLMEVIREELEVIRAEYGDVRRTEILDARLDLTLGDMIPEEERVVTISHGGYAKTQPLAAYQAQRRGGKGKSATGVKDEDYIAHLLVANSHTTLLLFSSKGKVYWLKTYEIPEASRAARGRPLVNLLPLDSDEYITTMLPVEEYTEGHFIFMATAKGTVKKTPLESFSRQRSVGLIALELDEGDVLISAAITDGEREVMLFSDGGKVTRFKESDVRAMGRTARGVRGMRLPEGQKLISMLIPEEGSQILTASERGYGKRTAISEFPEYKRGGQGVIAMVSNDRNGRLVGAVQVLDGEEIMLISDQGTLVRTRVAEVSSLGRNTQGVTLIKLAKDEKLVGLERVQEPSEVEGEELEGEEFDGEVIAAGDDNVDEPTLDAAADEEEPQE; encoded by the coding sequence ATGGGCGAACTGGCCAAAGAAATCCTCCCGGTCAATATCGAAGACGAGCTGAAACAGTCCTACCTCGACTACGCGATGAGCGTAATTGTCGGTCGGGCACTGCCTGATGCGCGCGATGGCTTGAAGCCCGTGCACCGGCGTGTGCTGTTCGCGATGAGCGAGCTGGGTAACGACTGGAACAAGCCGTACAAGAAATCTGCCCGTGTTGTCGGTGACGTGATCGGTAAGTATCACCCTCACGGCGACACTGCGGTGTACGACACCATCGTTCGGATGGCCCAGCCGTTTTCCCTGCGCTACCTGCTGGTAGACGGCCAGGGCAACTTCGGTTCGGTCGACGGCGACAACGCCGCGGCCATGCGATACACCGAAGTGCGCATGACCAAGCTGGCGCACGAGCTGCTGGCCGACCTGCATAAAGAAACCGTGGACTGGGTGCCGAACTACGACGGCACCGAAATGATCCCGGCCGTCATGCCGACCAAGATCCCCAACCTGCTGGTCAATGGTTCCAGCGGTATCGCCGTGGGCATGGCGACCAACATCCCGCCGCACAACCTCGGTGAAGTCATCGACGGTTGCCTGGCGCTCATCGACAACCCCGAGCTGACCGTCGACGAGCTGATGCAATACATCCCGGGTCCGGACTTCCCGACCGCTGCGATCATCAACGGTCGCGCCGGCATCATCGAAGCCTACCGCACCGGTCGTGGCCGCATTTACATGCGCGCCCGCTCGATCATCGAAGACATCGACAAGGTCGGTGGCCGCCAGCAGATCGTCATCACCGAACTCCCATACCAGTTGAACAAGGCGCGTCTGATCGAGAAGATCGCCGAGCTGGTCAAAGAGAAGAAGCTCGAAGGCATCACCGAGCTGCGCGACGAGTCCGACAAAGACGGTATGCGCGTAGTGATCGAGCTGCGTCGTGGCGAAGTGCCTGAGGTGATCCTCAACAACCTCTACGCCCAGACCCAGCTGCAAAGCGTGTTTGGTATCAACGTGGTTGCACTGATCGACGGCCGCCCGCGCATCCTGAACCTCAAGGATCTGCTGGAAGCCTTCGTGCGTCACCGCCGCGAAGTGGTCACCCGCCGTACCGTGTTCGAACTGCGCAAGGCTCGCGAACGCGGCCACATCCTGGAAGGCCAGGCCGTTGCGCTGTCGAACATCGACCCGGTGATCGCCCTGATCAAAGCCTCGCCAACCCCGTCGGAAGCCAAAGAGGCGCTGATCAGCACCCCTTGGGAATCCAGCGCCGTGGTGGCCATGGTTGAACGTGCCGGCGCCGATTCGTGCCGTCCGGAGACCCTGGACCCGCAATACGGTCTGCGCGAAGGCAAGTACTTCCTGTCGCCGGAACAGGCCCAGGCCATCCTGGAACTGCGCCTGCACCGCCTGACCGGCCTGGAGCACGAGAAGCTGCTGGCCGAGTACCAGGAGATCCTCAACCAGATCGGCGAGTTGATCCGCATCCTCAGCAGCGCCGTGCGCCTGATGGAAGTGATCCGCGAAGAACTGGAAGTGATCCGCGCCGAATACGGCGATGTGCGTCGCACCGAGATTCTCGACGCGCGCCTCGACCTGACCCTGGGTGACATGATCCCGGAAGAAGAGCGTGTGGTGACCATCTCCCACGGTGGCTATGCCAAGACCCAGCCGCTGGCTGCGTACCAGGCCCAGCGTCGTGGTGGTAAAGGTAAATCGGCAACTGGCGTCAAGGATGAGGATTACATCGCTCACCTGCTGGTCGCCAACAGCCACACTACGCTGCTGCTGTTCTCCAGCAAAGGCAAGGTGTACTGGCTCAAGACCTACGAGATCCCGGAAGCCTCCCGTGCCGCCCGTGGTCGTCCGCTGGTCAACCTGCTGCCGCTGGACAGTGATGAATACATCACCACCATGTTGCCGGTCGAGGAATACACCGAAGGTCACTTCATCTTCATGGCCACCGCCAAAGGCACCGTCAAGAAGACCCCGCTGGAATCCTTCAGCCGCCAGCGCAGCGTGGGCCTGATCGCCCTGGAGCTGGACGAAGGCGACGTCTTGATCTCTGCTGCCATCACCGATGGCGAGCGTGAAGTCATGCTGTTCTCCGACGGCGGCAAGGTCACGCGCTTCAAGGAATCCGACGTTCGCGCCATGGGCCGTACCGCCCGCGGTGTGCGCGGCATGCGCCTGCCAGAAGGGCAAAAGCTGATTTCGATGCTGATCCCGGAAGAAGGCAGCCAGATCCTCACCGCTTCCGAGCGTGGTTATGGCAAGCGTACGGCCATCAGCGAGTTCCCGGAGTACAAGCGTGGCGGCCAGGGCGTGATCGCCATGGTCAGCAACGACCGCAACGGCCGTCTGGTCGGCGCGGTCCAGGTGCTCGATGGCGAGGAAATCATGCTGATTTCCGACCAGGGCACCCTGGTGCGTACCCGTGTGGCTGAAGTGTCGAGCCTGGGCCGTAACACCCAGGGCGTGACCCTGATCAAGCTGGCCAAGGACGAAAAACTGGTCGGCCTGGAGCGTGTCCAGGAACCATCGGAAGTCGAAGGCGAAGAGCTGGAAGGTGAGGAGTTTGACGGCGAGGTGATCGCAGCCGGCGATGACAACGTCGACGAGCCAACCCTCGATGCTGCCGCAGACGAAGAAGAACCGCAGGAATAA
- the serC gene encoding 3-phosphoserine/phosphohydroxythreonine transaminase: MSKRAYNFCAGPAALPEAVLQRAQGELLDWHGKGLSVMEMSHRSDEFVSIATKAEQDLRDLLDIPSNYKVLFLQGGASQQFAQIPLNLLPEDGTADYIDTGIWGQKAIEEASRYGHVNVAGTAKPYDYFAIPGQNEWKLSKDAAYVHYVANETIGGLEFDWVPEVGDVPLVCDMSSDILSRPIDVSKYGMIYAGAQKNIGPSGILVNIIREDLLGRARSLCPTMLNYKVAADNGSMYNTPPAFAWYLSGLVFEWLKEQGGVAAMGKLNEEKKRTLYDFIDASGLYSNPINLTDRSWMNVPFRLADDRLDKPFLAGADERGLLNLKGHRSVGGMRASIYNAVDINAIKALVAYMAEFEKEHG, encoded by the coding sequence GTGAGCAAGAGAGCCTATAACTTCTGTGCCGGTCCCGCGGCGCTTCCTGAAGCAGTCCTGCAGCGTGCGCAGGGTGAACTCCTCGACTGGCATGGAAAAGGCCTCTCCGTGATGGAAATGAGCCATCGCAGCGATGAGTTCGTGTCCATCGCCACCAAGGCCGAGCAGGATCTGCGCGACTTGCTGGACATCCCATCCAACTACAAAGTGCTGTTCCTGCAGGGCGGCGCCAGCCAGCAGTTCGCCCAGATCCCGCTGAACCTGCTGCCGGAAGATGGCACGGCTGACTATATAGACACGGGCATCTGGGGCCAGAAGGCCATTGAAGAGGCTTCGCGTTACGGTCACGTGAACGTCGCGGGTACCGCCAAGCCTTACGACTACTTCGCCATTCCCGGTCAGAACGAGTGGAAGCTGTCGAAGGACGCTGCCTACGTGCACTACGTGGCCAACGAAACCATCGGAGGCCTGGAGTTTGACTGGGTGCCGGAAGTGGGCGACGTGCCGCTGGTGTGCGACATGTCCTCGGACATCCTCTCGCGCCCGATCGACGTGTCCAAGTACGGCATGATCTACGCCGGCGCGCAGAAGAACATCGGCCCGAGCGGCATCCTGGTCAACATCATCCGCGAAGACCTGCTGGGGCGTGCCCGTTCGCTGTGCCCGACCATGCTCAACTACAAGGTCGCGGCCGATAACGGCTCGATGTACAACACCCCGCCGGCGTTCGCCTGGTACCTGTCCGGCCTGGTCTTCGAGTGGCTGAAGGAGCAGGGCGGTGTCGCCGCCATGGGCAAGCTGAACGAAGAGAAGAAGCGCACCCTGTACGACTTCATCGACGCCAGCGGGCTGTACAGCAACCCGATCAACCTGACGGACCGCTCGTGGATGAACGTGCCGTTCCGCCTGGCTGACGACCGTCTGGACAAGCCATTCCTGGCCGGTGCCGACGAGCGCGGCCTGCTGAACCTCAAGGGCCACCGCTCGGTCGGTGGCATGCGCGCCTCCATCTACAACGCTGTCGACATCAACGCCATCAAGGCGCTGGTTGCCTACATGGCAGAGTTCGAAAAGGAACACGGCTAA
- the pheA gene encoding prephenate dehydratase: MSEQELKALRVRIDSLDEKVLELISERARCAQEVARVKMASLAEGEVPVFYRPEREAQVLKRVMERNKGPLGNEEMARLFREIMSSCLALEQPLKVAYLGPEGTFTQAAAMKHFGHAVISKPMAAIDEVFREVAAGAVNFGVVPVENSTEGAVNHTLDSFLEHDMVICGEVELRIHHHLLVGENTKTDSISRIYSHAQSLAQCRKWLDAHYPNVERVAVSSNAEAAKRVKGEWNSAAIAGDMAAGLYGLTRLAEKIEDRPDNSTRFLMIGSQEVPPTGDDKTSIIVSMSNKPGALHELLVPFHDNGIDLTRIETRPSRSGKWTYVFFIDFIGHHRDPLVKGVLEKISQEAVALKVLGSYPKAVL, from the coding sequence ATGTCTGAGCAAGAACTCAAGGCCCTGCGCGTACGCATTGACAGCCTGGACGAGAAAGTCCTGGAGCTGATCAGTGAGCGCGCGCGGTGTGCCCAGGAAGTGGCACGGGTGAAGATGGCGTCCCTGGCTGAAGGCGAAGTGCCGGTGTTCTACCGTCCCGAGCGTGAGGCCCAGGTGCTCAAGCGTGTGATGGAGCGCAACAAGGGCCCGCTGGGCAACGAAGAGATGGCGCGGTTGTTCCGTGAAATCATGTCTTCGTGCCTGGCCCTTGAGCAGCCGCTGAAAGTGGCCTACCTCGGCCCGGAAGGCACCTTCACCCAAGCGGCGGCCATGAAGCACTTCGGCCACGCGGTGATCAGCAAGCCGATGGCGGCGATCGACGAAGTGTTCCGTGAAGTGGCAGCCGGTGCGGTGAATTTTGGCGTGGTGCCGGTGGAAAACTCCACCGAAGGCGCGGTCAATCACACGCTGGACAGCTTCCTTGAGCACGACATGGTGATCTGCGGCGAAGTCGAGCTGCGTATCCACCACCACCTGCTGGTGGGCGAGAACACCAAGACTGACAGCATCAGCCGCATCTACTCCCATGCCCAGTCCCTGGCCCAGTGCCGCAAGTGGCTGGACGCTCACTACCCGAATGTCGAGCGCGTCGCGGTCTCAAGCAACGCCGAAGCCGCCAAGCGGGTCAAGGGCGAGTGGAATTCGGCGGCCATCGCCGGTGATATGGCGGCGGGCTTGTACGGCCTGACGCGCCTGGCCGAGAAAATCGAGGACCGCCCGGACAACTCCACGCGCTTCCTGATGATCGGCAGTCAGGAAGTGCCACCGACCGGCGACGACAAGACCTCCATCATCGTTTCCATGAGCAACAAGCCCGGCGCGCTGCATGAGCTGCTGGTGCCGTTCCACGACAACGGGATTGACCTGACGCGCATCGAGACTCGTCCTTCGCGCAGCGGTAAATGGACTTACGTGTTCTTTATCGACTTCATCGGCCACCACCGGGACCCACTGGTCAAGGGCGTGCTCGAGAAAATCAGTCAGGAAGCCGTGGCACTCAAGGTGCTGGGCTCTTACCCGAAAGCGGTTTTGTGA
- the hisC gene encoding histidinol-phosphate transaminase → MSGNFLALAQPGVQQLSPYVPGKPVDELARELNLDPSRIVKLASNENPLGPSPKVLAAIREELAELTRYPDGNGFALKSLLAEKCRVELNQVTLGNGSNDILELVGRAYLAPGLNAVFSEHAFAVYPIVTQAVGADARVIPAKDWGHDLPAMLAAIDAQTRVVFIANPNNPTGTWFDAQALNDFLQDVPEHVLVVLDEAYIEYAEGSDLPDGLDFLAAYPNLLVSRTFSKAYGLASLRVGYGLSTAVVADVLNRVRQPFNVNSLALAAACAAVKDAEYLEEGRRINETGMLQLQEGFRELGLGWIPSKGNFICVDLGQVAAPVFQGLLREGVIVRPVANYGMPNHLRITIGLPAENSRFLEALAKVLARG, encoded by the coding sequence ATGAGTGGCAACTTCCTCGCCCTGGCTCAGCCGGGCGTGCAACAACTGTCGCCTTACGTCCCGGGCAAGCCTGTGGACGAGCTGGCGCGTGAGTTGAACCTGGATCCGTCCAGGATCGTCAAGCTGGCGAGCAACGAGAACCCACTGGGCCCTAGCCCGAAAGTGTTGGCGGCGATCCGTGAAGAATTGGCCGAGCTGACCCGCTACCCCGATGGCAACGGCTTTGCACTCAAGTCCCTGCTGGCGGAGAAGTGCCGGGTCGAGCTGAACCAGGTAACCCTGGGTAACGGTTCCAACGACATTCTTGAACTGGTCGGCCGTGCCTACCTGGCGCCAGGCTTGAACGCGGTGTTCAGCGAGCACGCGTTTGCGGTCTATCCGATCGTGACCCAGGCGGTCGGTGCCGATGCGCGCGTCATTCCAGCGAAGGATTGGGGCCACGACCTGCCGGCCATGCTGGCGGCCATCGATGCACAAACCCGCGTGGTGTTTATCGCCAACCCGAACAACCCGACCGGCACTTGGTTCGACGCCCAGGCGCTGAACGACTTCCTGCAAGACGTGCCTGAACACGTGCTGGTGGTGCTGGACGAGGCGTACATCGAGTATGCCGAGGGCAGCGACCTGCCAGACGGCCTCGACTTCCTGGCGGCGTACCCGAACCTGCTGGTCTCACGCACCTTCTCCAAGGCCTATGGTCTGGCGTCGCTGCGCGTGGGTTACGGCCTGTCCACCGCGGTGGTCGCTGATGTGCTGAACCGCGTGCGCCAGCCATTCAACGTCAACAGCCTCGCCCTGGCGGCGGCTTGTGCGGCGGTGAAGGATGCCGAGTACCTGGAAGAAGGCCGTCGCATCAACGAAACCGGCATGCTGCAGTTGCAGGAAGGTTTTCGTGAGCTAGGCCTGGGCTGGATTCCGTCCAAGGGCAATTTCATTTGTGTCGACCTCGGCCAAGTGGCTGCTCCGGTATTCCAGGGCCTGCTGCGCGAAGGCGTGATCGTGCGGCCGGTGGCCAACTACGGCATGCCGAACCACCTGCGCATCACCATCGGCCTGCCGGCGGAAAACAGCCGCTTCCTCGAGGCGCTGGCCAAGGTTCTGGCTCGTGGTTGA
- a CDS encoding bifunctional prephenate dehydrogenase/3-phosphoshikimate 1-carboxyvinyltransferase has protein sequence MIGRLVVVGLGLIGGSFAKGLRESGVCGEVVGVDLDPQSRKLAVELGVVDRCEADLALACQGADVIQLAVPILAMEKLLAVLAGMDLGQAILTDVGSAKGNVVRAAQQAFGGMPARFVPGHPIAGSEQSGVEASNAQLFRRHKVILTPLEQTDPAALAVVDRLWRELGADVEHMQVERHDEVLAATSHLPHLLAFGLVDSLAKRNENLEIFRYAAGGFRDFTRIAGSDPVMWHDIFLANREAVLRTLDTFRSDLDALRDAVDAGDGHQLLGVFTRARVAREHFSKILARRAYMETAVNADDLTFLANPGGRLSGSIRVPGDKSISHRSIMLGSLAEGVTEVEGFLEGEDALATLQAFRDMGVVIEGPHHGRVTIHGVGLQGLKPAPGPIYLGNSGTSMRLLSGLLAAQRFDSVLTGDASLSKRPMNRVAKPLRDMGAVIETGPEGRPPLTIRGGQSLKGLTYAMPMASAQVKSCLLLAGLYAEGKTAVIEPAPTRDHTERMLRGFGYPVAVEGATASLESGQALTATHIEVPGDISSSAFFLVAASIAEGSELLLEHVGVNPTRTGVIDILRLMGADITLENQREVGGEPVADLRVRAATLTGIEIPEALVPLAIDEFPVLFVAAACAEGRTVLRGAQELRVKESDRIQVMADGLLALGVKCEPTPDGIIIDGGLMGGGEVHAHGDHRIAMAFSVASLRAAAPIRIRDCANVATSFPNFLTLCAQVGIRVAQEAQL, from the coding sequence ATGATCGGTCGCCTGGTGGTGGTCGGTCTCGGGTTGATCGGCGGCTCCTTCGCCAAAGGCCTGCGTGAAAGCGGCGTGTGTGGCGAAGTGGTGGGTGTCGACCTGGACCCGCAATCGCGCAAGTTGGCGGTCGAGTTGGGGGTGGTGGATCGTTGCGAGGCGGACCTGGCGCTCGCGTGCCAGGGCGCTGACGTGATCCAGCTGGCGGTGCCGATCCTGGCCATGGAGAAATTGCTGGCGGTGTTGGCGGGCATGGACCTGGGCCAGGCGATCCTCACGGATGTCGGCAGTGCCAAAGGCAACGTCGTGCGCGCGGCGCAACAGGCGTTTGGTGGCATGCCGGCGCGCTTCGTGCCGGGCCATCCGATTGCCGGTTCCGAGCAGAGCGGGGTGGAGGCGTCGAATGCGCAGTTGTTCCGTCGGCATAAGGTCATCCTGACACCGCTGGAGCAAACCGATCCGGCTGCGTTGGCGGTGGTGGATCGCCTGTGGCGCGAGCTGGGGGCGGATGTCGAGCATATGCAGGTCGAGCGTCACGACGAAGTGCTGGCTGCGACGAGCCATCTGCCGCATCTGCTGGCATTTGGCCTGGTGGACTCGCTGGCCAAGCGCAATGAGAACCTCGAGATTTTCCGTTACGCCGCCGGCGGCTTCCGTGACTTTACGCGGATTGCCGGCAGCGACCCGGTGATGTGGCACGACATCTTCCTCGCCAATCGCGAGGCAGTGTTGCGCACCCTGGACACCTTCCGCAGCGACCTCGATGCCTTGCGCGACGCGGTGGATGCCGGCGATGGCCATCAATTATTGGGCGTGTTCACCCGTGCGCGGGTGGCGCGTGAGCATTTCAGCAAGATCCTGGCGCGCCGGGCCTACATGGAAACCGCTGTGAACGCCGATGACCTGACCTTCCTCGCCAACCCGGGCGGCCGCTTGAGCGGAAGCATTCGGGTGCCGGGCGACAAGTCGATCTCCCATCGGTCGATCATGCTGGGTTCGTTGGCTGAGGGTGTGACTGAAGTTGAAGGCTTCCTTGAGGGTGAAGACGCCCTGGCGACCTTGCAGGCGTTTCGCGACATGGGTGTGGTGATCGAAGGCCCGCACCATGGGCGCGTCACCATCCATGGCGTGGGCTTGCAGGGTTTGAAGCCAGCGCCGGGGCCGATTTACCTCGGCAACTCGGGCACCTCCATGCGCCTGCTGTCCGGGTTGCTGGCGGCGCAGCGTTTCGACAGCGTGCTGACGGGCGACGCGTCCCTGTCCAAGCGCCCGATGAATCGCGTGGCCAAGCCACTGCGGGACATGGGCGCGGTGATCGAGACGGGTCCGGAAGGGCGTCCGCCGCTGACTATCCGTGGTGGGCAGTCGTTGAAAGGCCTGACCTACGCCATGCCGATGGCCAGCGCGCAGGTCAAATCCTGCTTGCTGCTGGCGGGGTTGTACGCCGAGGGCAAGACCGCGGTCATTGAACCTGCACCGACCCGTGACCATACCGAGCGCATGTTGCGCGGCTTTGGTTACCCGGTGGCGGTGGAGGGCGCGACGGCTTCGCTGGAATCGGGCCAGGCGTTGACGGCTACCCATATAGAAGTGCCGGGGGATATTTCTTCTTCGGCGTTTTTCCTGGTAGCGGCTTCGATCGCCGAAGGCTCCGAGCTGTTGCTGGAGCATGTGGGGGTCAATCCGACGCGTACTGGCGTGATCGACATCCTGCGGCTGATGGGCGCGGATATCACCCTGGAAAATCAGCGCGAAGTCGGCGGCGAGCCGGTTGCCGACCTGCGCGTGCGCGCGGCGACGCTAACAGGTATCGAGATTCCCGAGGCCCTGGTGCCGCTGGCAATCGATGAGTTCCCGGTGCTGTTCGTCGCGGCGGCGTGCGCCGAGGGGCGAACCGTGTTGCGTGGAGCTCAGGAGTTGCGCGTGAAGGAGTCCGACCGCATCCAGGTCATGGCCGACGGTCTGCTGGCACTGGGGGTGAAGTGTGAACCGACCCCCGATGGGATTATCATTGACGGTGGCCTGATGGGCGGTGGTGAAGTCCATGCCCATGGCGATCATCGGATTGCCATGGCGTTCAGCGTAGCTTCCCTGCGGGCGGCGGCGCCGATTCGTATCCGTGACTGCGCCAATGTTGCTACGTCTTTTCCGAATTTTCTTACACTGTGTGCCCAAGTCGGCATCCGTGTTGCCCAAGAGGCTCAATTGTGA
- the cmk gene encoding (d)CMP kinase, translating to MNIKAPVITIDGPSGSGKGTIAGILAKRLGWCLLDSGALYRLLAFAARNHGVDLTNEESLKLLAAHLDVQFVGATEGHPQRIILEGDDVTDDLRNEQVGSWASQVAALPAVRDALLQRQRAFQEPPGLVADGRDMGTVVFPEAPLKIFLTASAEERARRRYLQLKGKVDGVSLSSLLDEIRARDERDTQRAVAPLKPAADAIQLDSTELSIEQVLERILSEIAIRDIAG from the coding sequence GTGAATATCAAAGCACCGGTGATTACCATCGACGGGCCAAGCGGCTCGGGCAAAGGCACGATCGCCGGCATCCTGGCCAAGCGCCTGGGCTGGTGCCTGCTGGATTCCGGCGCGCTGTACCGCTTGCTGGCATTCGCTGCACGCAACCATGGCGTCGACCTGACCAACGAAGAATCCCTCAAGCTGCTGGCGGCACACCTTGATGTGCAGTTCGTCGGCGCGACAGAAGGTCATCCCCAGCGCATCATCCTCGAAGGGGACGATGTGACGGACGACCTGCGCAACGAACAAGTCGGCTCCTGGGCTTCCCAGGTTGCCGCGCTGCCGGCCGTGCGTGATGCGCTGCTGCAGCGCCAGCGGGCTTTCCAGGAGCCGCCGGGCCTGGTGGCCGATGGCCGTGACATGGGAACCGTGGTGTTTCCCGAGGCACCCTTGAAGATTTTCCTGACCGCCAGCGCCGAGGAGCGGGCTCGCCGCCGCTACTTGCAGTTGAAGGGCAAAGTCGATGGTGTTAGTCTGTCGAGTCTGCTAGATGAGATCCGTGCACGCGATGAGCGTGATACCCAGCGCGCAGTAGCCCCGCTCAAGCCGGCGGCTGATGCCATACAGCTGGATTCCACGGAGTTGTCCATCGAGCAGGTGCTGGAACGCATCTTGAGCGAGATCGCCATTCGCGATATCGCCGGGTGA
- the rpsA gene encoding 30S ribosomal protein S1 — MSESFAELFEESLKTLNLQAGSIITGVIVDIDYQARWVTVHAGLKSEALIPLEQFYNDAGDLTINVGDEVHVALDSVEDGFGETKLSREKAKRAECWIVLEAAFAAEEVVKGVINGKVKGGFTVDVNGIRAFLPGSLVDVRPVRDTTHLEGKELEFKVIKLDQKRNNVVVSRRSVLEAENSAEREALLESLQEGQQVKGIVKNLTDYGAFVDLGGVDGLLHITDMAWKRIKHPSEIVNVGDEIDVKVLKYDRERNRVSLGLKQLGEDPWVAIKARYPESTRVTARVTNLTDYGCFAELEEGVEGLVHVSEMDWTNKNIHPSKVVQVGDEVEVMVLDIDEERRRISLGIKQCKSNPWEDFSGQFNKGDKISGTIKSITDFGIFIGLDGGIDGLVHLSDISWNEVGEEAVRRFKKGDELDTVILSVDPERERISLGIKQLESDPFSEYVQDNDKGAIVKGTVKEVDAKGAIITLADDIEATLKASEISRDRVEDARNVLKEGQEVEAKIISVDRKSRVIQLSIKSKDDAEEKEAIQSLKDKPSDSIAAGPTTLGDLLRAQMEKQN, encoded by the coding sequence ATGAGCGAAAGCTTTGCGGAACTCTTTGAAGAAAGCCTAAAAACCCTGAACCTTCAGGCAGGCTCCATCATCACCGGTGTTATCGTTGATATCGATTACCAAGCTCGCTGGGTAACCGTTCACGCTGGTCTGAAGTCTGAAGCTCTGATCCCGCTGGAACAGTTCTACAACGATGCTGGTGATCTGACAATCAATGTCGGTGACGAAGTTCACGTTGCTCTGGACTCGGTTGAAGACGGTTTCGGTGAAACCAAGCTGTCCCGTGAAAAAGCCAAGCGCGCTGAATGCTGGATTGTTCTCGAAGCAGCCTTCGCAGCTGAAGAAGTGGTCAAGGGCGTTATCAACGGTAAGGTTAAAGGCGGCTTCACTGTCGACGTTAACGGCATCCGTGCGTTCCTGCCAGGTTCTTTGGTCGACGTTCGTCCAGTGCGCGACACCACGCACCTGGAAGGCAAAGAACTCGAATTCAAGGTCATCAAGCTCGACCAGAAGCGCAACAACGTTGTCGTTTCCCGTCGCAGCGTCCTGGAAGCAGAGAACTCCGCCGAGCGTGAAGCTCTGCTGGAATCCCTGCAGGAAGGCCAACAAGTCAAAGGTATCGTCAAAAACCTCACCGACTACGGCGCATTCGTCGACCTGGGTGGCGTGGATGGCCTGCTGCACATTACCGACATGGCTTGGAAGCGTATCAAGCATCCTTCCGAAATCGTCAACGTTGGCGACGAGATCGATGTCAAGGTTCTGAAATACGATCGCGAGCGCAACCGTGTTTCCCTGGGCCTGAAGCAACTGGGTGAAGATCCATGGGTTGCTATCAAAGCCCGTTACCCAGAAAGCACTCGCGTTACCGCGCGTGTTACCAACCTGACCGACTACGGCTGCTTCGCTGAGCTGGAAGAAGGCGTGGAAGGCCTGGTACACGTTTCCGAAATGGACTGGACCAACAAAAACATCCACCCTTCGAAAGTCGTACAAGTCGGCGACGAAGTGGAAGTTATGGTTCTGGACATCGACGAAGAGCGTCGTCGTATCTCCCTGGGCATCAAGCAGTGCAAATCTAACCCATGGGAAGATTTCTCTGGCCAGTTCAACAAGGGCGATAAAATCTCCGGCACCATCAAGTCGATCACCGATTTCGGTATCTTCATTGGTCTGGACGGCGGCATCGACGGCCTGGTTCACCTGTCCGACATCTCCTGGAACGAAGTGGGCGAAGAAGCTGTTCGTCGTTTCAAGAAGGGCGACGAGCTGGACACCGTTATCCTGTCGGTTGACCCAGAGCGCGAGCGTATCTCCCTGGGTATCAAGCAACTGGAAAGCGACCCGTTCTCTGAATACGTTCAGGACAACGACAAAGGCGCAATCGTTAAGGGCACTGTGAAAGAAGTTGACGCTAAAGGCGCCATCATCACTCTGGCCGACGATATCGAAGCGACTCTGAAAGCCTCCGAAATCAGCCGTGACCGCGTTGAAGACGCGCGTAACGTTCTGAAAGAAGGCCAGGAAGTAGAAGCCAAGATCATCAGCGTTGACCGCAAGAGCCGTGTAATCCAGCTCTCCATCAAGTCGAAAGACGATGCTGAAGAGAAAGAAGCCATCCAAAGCTTGAAAGACAAGCCTTCGGATAGCATCGCTGCTGGTCCTACCACTCTGGGCGACCTGTTGCGTGCACAAATGGAAAAACAGAACTAA